From Xyrauchen texanus isolate HMW12.3.18 chromosome 15, RBS_HiC_50CHRs, whole genome shotgun sequence:
CTACAGAAAATAGTAGCTTTATAGGGCTTATTCAAGTCACAACAGCATACTCTGTAATTCACTGGAACATAAAATCATTTTTCCAATATAACAGCTGTCAATCAAGCACAAAGTAGTTTTAGCTCAATAAACATTACTACATTTACCAAAAATATCAATAAAGTGCTTGAAACACATTATACAAATAACACAGCAAAATAGATATTATATAGGTATCTGTTAATTCACAATTGACATAAAATGGCGGCTGCTCTCATTACGAAGCTATTTTTATCTATAACCGAGCTAGGGCtccgctcacacacgcacattttAAACTCGTGAACTTAACTCTCTCACTTACTCAAAATGTTACTAAAACACATCTTCAACACtcttaacatgttaaatcatcaTTACATTTACTCAACTCAGTTTATTATCAACAACGCACctgaaaaaggggagaaataatCACGAGAGTGATAGAGTCAGGtttcctcactgaaaactttAGTGTTATGAGGAAAAGACCGCGATTTCCCGGAAACTTGGGTGGAAGACAAAAACAATCGATCACGCCGCATAGATTAAGATCACTTTAGCGATCACAGATTAACACTTTACCCATAAATTAGGCACTgcaaaattaattaatcaatctaACGTTTACATATTCCTCTATTAATTTTTACCCTTTGTACACATGTCAGATTTGAACTTTTTAACACATTTATATGAATTGACATTATATGAATTGTTTCAATCCCTATTCCTAGTAGGCTACTGGATGCATTGTCTTTTTAATCTTAGATACTTTAAGATCCTCACATCCTATTAATTGACTAAAACCCTTTTTGCCCATTACAAACAGCAAGTGTTTCTATAAACTTTCAcatgagtcgctttggataaaagtataaatgcataaatgtaaataaatggccaaatgcataaatgtaaatgtaaggtcgATTACCGCAAAAATGATTTCGACTAGtttctacttttctttaaaaaagccaaaatcgaggttacagtgaggcacttacaatggaagtgaatgtggccagtttttaaaggcagaaatgtgaagattataattttataaaagcactaatattaatttatctgttaaaacttgtgtatttttcaagctgtaaagttgttaaattaaaagtttttatgGTCATTATAATATTGTAGGTTTTTCAatattacgtcgtcatggcaacaaagttgtaaaatcacttactaataaggttagtaagtgattttttttccacacaaaatcatgttaacctgcatactgtttatgtcttgttgctttactttttaaacagtgattATTGttacgtttacagattggcccaattcacttccattgtatgtaacccagatttctgctCTCTTTAAAAAAAGAGGAACAAGTCCAAATAatcttttgtggtaataaatattatgcaacaaatgctgtcaattgagcttaacttgtattgaacccggaatattcctttaaagcttctATACAAACACCAACAGTTGAAAAACactataaacttatttaaaaaatatctttaCAATGGAGTaatttttgtatacatttatttttatttacatatatttatgaaCAGCGGTCCCTCACAAGGGGATCTTCATATTGGGTGGTCCAAGGCAtctaaaagtttgaaaacccctgccctAGCATAcaaatggcctcaaagctaacagacatcaactaaaagccacaaaacttccaaaaaaatatgatttcatgtggtctttaaTTTGTAAGCTCTCTAAATATGTTACTATTTTTTCTGCTATCTCTGACTGCACAACAATGTATGATGACCAAATATATAATTCATCATCTTTTATTCAGGTATGACCTCAGTGTGTCCAACTGCAGCCATCTCTGAAGAGAGCACCAGCAGCTTGCATTTACAACAGATAACCAAATTACCAGTGTGCTTCCACCGCCTGTGTGGGCTCCTCAGCACCTGCCGAGAGGGATGGAGGGCGTATTACAAACAGCCTGTTTTCCTCGCCGGCCTGGGTCTAGCCTTCCTCTACACGACAGTGCTGAGCTTTGACTGCATCACCACTGGCTACGCCTACACCCAGGGCATCAGCGGCTCGCTGCTCAGCATATTAATGGGCGTATCAGCTGTAGCAGGGCTTTTGGGCACTTTGCTTTTCACAAAGCTGCAGAAAGCATGTGGCTTGGTCACCACTGGGGTCATTTCCAGCTGTCTGCATCTCGGCTGCCTGTTGCTTTGTGTGTGCTCTGTGTTTGCCCCCGGCAGCCCCATGGACCTCAGCGTGCTAAATATTTGGAATTCATTGGATGTTGGCGGGTTGACTAGAGGTCACCAGAGGCATGGATACCCACTGCGTGGAGGCAGCAACCAGCCACTACTGCCAGACCGCTCCTCCAGTCACTGGACCAATAACACTGTGCTATTTGAAAATGCACCAGCAGTGACCGAACCTGAGTCTTATGCCTCCATTATCTTGCTGTTCCTTGGAGTCATTACGGCTAGAGTTGGTGAGTAGAAGACTGTTTACATTTTAAGTATGGTTAGACATTTACCTTCTTACATGTATGTTAAATTGTAAGTaagcagtgctgggtagattacttctgaaatgtaatcggTACTGATTACAAAATACGCCATTTAAATTGTAATCCGTTACATAATCTAATCTAATTTAATTTTTATCAATAATCTAATTGTTATTTTGACAATTAAGAATTTGAATTAGACTTTTATAATTAATCTTTTAAAGCAATGAGAGAATGTCTTTAGATACAGTATGAAGTAGATATGTATGATTTGTACCTCCtcattattatttatgaaaaggTGTGGCCTTCACCTAAAACAGGTACTTTTTGCCATCCTGAAGCATGGACCACAGTGCATTTGCGTGGTACAAAGGAACAAAGTTGCATGTCACCAACTCCtctgaaatgtttgtttgcaaaatTCTTTTTTACACATGGTGGACAGGCTCTTGtttgaaatacattattttcGATGCAGGGTACAAATACAAATAGTTTggtatttatttgtgcattaatttAGAATCTAAATTTAAAGCAGAAATCAAAtgccatgtgtgtatttgtgaattGTACTATGTACTTTCAGTGTAGTGTATCAATTTCGGTAGCTACGTCACGTGCACACATGGCTATGATACATAGTTATATAAAATACTTAATATTTAGAGAACAGACATTATGTCCATATATACAATTCAATAGAAATATGCCTAAGTTACAGAAGTACAGAAGTTAAATgctaagtacatttgaagtaaaaCAGAATATTCAATGGGAAACAAAGCAAAGCCAGACTCAGATTTTATCCATCTGGATTTATTTGGATTATGAGAGGATGAAGCTGGTTAGGCTAGGATATGCAAGGGGTAATGTAGCCTAAGCTGGCCATTATCCTACTTTTTACATGGCTACTtatcaaagaaataaacaaatggaCACAAAATCTTGCTGAGTTGAAATAATTGATAttatgtgaagaagaaaaaaaatttgaccttgaagaagaaattaaaaacataaaactagcAGTTTTGACTGCAGAATGCTGTAATTGATTCCTGATCTGAGCCATGTAATAATAATGTCCAGTATGCTGCCTTGATTTCATCACCAGAAAAGAAAAGTTTTGGAAAAGACAGTTGTTACAATTAAAAGATTGTGAAAgattatatataaaaagtatattttggcattttttagGCACTTTACTCATTTAGTCATAAGTAGAGGAGACAAAATGATGAAAGATCAGGGAATGGGATAGGGAAATGATGCGAGTTGGACTCAAAATCGCATTACCTACATCAGGGCTACTGTGAAACATGCCAACTTTTATTATGAAAGTAATAAGGTCTATTTTGATTTCACGTTAGCTTTAATGTACTTACAGAGTTACATTGTTAGCATTAATACTATTTTGATTGCATTTATATTAGGGCTTTCAatctattaaaatgtttaatcaaattatttgcaTGATGtgtcaattaatcaaattaatcacaatttattTAAGAAAGGCCTCCATTCCCCCAAATAAAGATCATTTAGTagataacaatttaaataattataaatacataataaatattataattcagatacatcacatatatacataataaaatacatcacatcatatttatataatgtgacgaggcaggcaaggaatgaggatctatacacagctttattaaagaaaacacagaataaatcaaaacacaaggaacctagcacagagcataacaaaacatgcaagaactgacaaataactgggggaaacaagggcttaaatacacaagggaacaaacaagggaacgaggaacacctggggaaacaatcagggaatgagaaataatcagggagaaccaattctaaaatgaaactacaaagaactacaaaaacctaacaggaaacaggaactaaacaagaacttcaacataaaagcacaaaaacaaaagacaacagggcaTATATGACACATAAATTGTGTCAGCAGACAAACAAAGCATTTAGAAGTtttcatatcattacatataTAATCCTAATACTGTCTTAgttccatctgcactatttttaattgttggtctatgttcTAATTTGTCAGATGCTCTTTGAGTCCCTAGTCATTAGCACAAtatgtttttaggatgctgtgtcaaaataaatgtagctGAAAAACACATCTCGGGAatcctgcattctgttgtgctccgtCCAGCTGTCGAGTGCATTATCCGTGGAAGGGTTTGTTGCCTGTTGCTCTCGTTGTTTTGACGAGGAGTATTGTCTGTACATTTGGAGCGCTAACTGCCACCTTCTGCCACAATTTCGCAAAAAtatcaaggtggtacatcaagcttgaatggCTTTGATTGTAGGAACATTctttattatggaatttatgtACTGGTTGGGGtaatgattaattgtgttatttattttttaacgcaATAGTTTTCAGATAAACTGCActaaaatgtgttaaatcgacagccctaatttaaatccaatattttttattatggaTGCTATTATTTTAAGTGATAGCGAAAGTAATATAAAAGACTTTTAATGGAATAGTTAAttgagaaatgaaaattctgtcattattcactcactcacacacacacacacaccccacacacaaacatgtatatAAAATTTCTGTATGTGATGAACGGATTGAAATTGAAGTCATTGTTCACTAATTATCTTCCCCTCTGCTGCAGCTCTAAATTAAGTATTTCAGCTATGGAACAGGGGGGAAGTCATCTTGGATTTGAGAGAATTGTTTGAGAACAATTAGTATAGGTTTAGTATTccttaaataaaatactaatcagaaataaataataatcagaaTAGCAAATGGATAATTGCACAGTAAATGGGTATAGTTGATGTGACATTTTAAGCAGTAACACACACAGTAGGTTAGAGATCCTCCCACTGATACCTGTCCAATTTTTTACAGGTCTCTGGTCCTTTGACCTGACAGTGACACAGCTCTTGCAGGAGACGATATGTGAATCAGAGCGTGGGGTGGTCAATGGAGTCCAGAATTCAATAAACTACCTGATGGACCTGCTGCACTTCCTCATGGTCATTTCTGCACCTCAGCCACAACACTTTGGCATCCTTGTCATCGTCTCTGTCCTGTTCATTTTGACGGGACACATCATGTACTTCCGGTACGCCAGGAAGGCTAAGAGGAAACAACACGCAAACACATAAGCAACATAGATATACATGCAGACTTCGCTGTTGCACAGACTCTGTCACCAGTTTGTGAATGTGACTCCAACCCTGCGCTGTGCCATAATTGTTTGCTGCAGCAATTCTTGGATTCACACAAAATTGCttaactgctgaaaaaaaaataagCTAAAACTAGGGCAAAAATCATCATAAGATGGTCTAAGCTGGTTGGTTGGCTTGGTTTAGAGGGGTTCTGGGCACTTTACTGCAGGTCAAGCTGGCAGTTCAGTTTAAACCATCTGAACAATAGCTTGGCTTGGCTGTGAGACAATTTTATGCCATTTAAAACCACCTAATACCAGCAAACaggtttaggctggtttaagctacCTTTCTTACCAGCAGGGGATATAAAAAAGATGTCACTGTGAGCGCTGCATAAGAAAAGTGTGGCAGAAGCAGCTCAGTACTCAGGTGAAAACGACTATGAAATAGCGCCTCCTGCAGTCAAACAAGGGAAACGCCTTCATGCTTATAAAGCGCCACTAAGCCAACATTCACACtgaatgttaataaatgttataGAACGCACAGTATTTCAACACGAACATAGCTGACACAACACATTTTGTATGGATTAACACCTAAGCAAAATCCTTTCTTGTAAGCCTTTTCAATTTTGTCCCATTGCAGCCAGAAACAGCATGCTGACAAGCAGATGTTACCAGCAGAATATAATGAAACATCATTAAACTGagctacagtatattataaatcatacaattgacaggcaaacagacagacagtctaCCTTTCACTTATACTGTCAAGATTACATGGTTTGGGATTAAAGCACACAAGCAATAAATCTCGTCCAACAGAAAGAGAACATTCCTCTCTAAAATGCTTCTTAAAGCGTTCTCAATAGTCagccctttttatttttttgtgcttttgaCTGACTGATTTATTTCTTTTTAGTTTCACTATTAAAAATGAGTAAGTGCCTGTCTCCTGTTTATAAGTATTGTGCCATGGTCATTAAATTCACTATTACTTTCTTTGAGTTCAAAAGGGATGAAGACAGAATCTTACCTCAGCACTTAACTGTTACATTATGTTTTGAACTCTAGTTTGAACTTATTTGTGAAAGCCAACTGTACAATTCACATATCATTATTAATTCAATGCTGATGTGTTATGTTAAatgttgtttgaggtatctttcaGTGTTAGACAGTTCAATGACGAACAATAAAAGTGCTTTCAGTAGATAATGGACTAATTGGGTTAATCTGTTTCCTTAAAAATAGCCAATGGATAATTGAAAAGTAAATGGGTAGATGACAtgacattttaagtaattgatagcgactcggttactaacgtaacctcggttccctgagaggagggaacgactattgcgtaagtagcttacgctatgggaaaactcagtttctcgagaaatactgaagtctttatgtaaaacgcattgcagctgcacagcagacagtgatgagcgaggcagctcggtcattggctgtgctgcggcaactgctcgaaccagtgacggggcgacttagaacgcgcgaccaatgggggcgcaTCCCGCATTCGcacgctcagagcctgctgaaattagcatatgagggctatataatgaacgtcccgtcatgccagttcttttaggttcaatcgactgaagcgaactgaccaagcacagacacggcagcttacgcaatagtcgttccctcctctcagggaaccgaggttacgttagtaaccgagtcgttccctatcgcgaggtctctcctattgcgtaagtagcttacgctatgggaacaccatgtaaaacgccgtgcgtgctgacatcgctctataaagccagaggcaggtgcctgagccttaaagcaaagtgatattccacgagccggccagcggcgagctatatagtggggtatgacagggcacccttgccttcaaggtggggcgctccttgtacaaacacaagcacatatctcatgtactgagcttttgtgtactggtacgcataataaaccctctaagtcggtcagagacggaccttataagggaggagatgatgcccagcatatacatactccagttcattccacagtcagactgatagaatgttggaatgcagtgaggggacctgtaggttataaaacctgataaatgtcgaaggcgaggcccagcctgccgccgcacaaatatcttcaatgtgtatcccactcgaccatgcccacgaggaggccatgctcctcgtagagtgagctctgacgcctaaggggcattgaaggcccttggctccataagctagcgctatagcatccactatccagcgcgatattcgttactttgagacagcgagacccttagttcggccgccaaagcatacgaataattgttccgtctgtctgaatagggcagaacgttccaaatatactctgagcgccctgaccgggcagagtaaatttgcatcaccttcgtctgcttaggacgatagcgctgccagagatatcacctgtgctctgaagggtgtagagagcaccttaggaatatacccgtgctttggcctaaggacaactctgcagtcgttaggtccaaattccttGATGAccgcgcgtgcaggtcgcccactcttttaactgaagcgagtgccagcaagagcgtggttttgagcgagagctgcttgaggtgcacggttcggagaggttcgaacggggcacctttgagtgcgtccaggaccgtggccaggtcccagatcggcaccgaaggtgggcgaggagggttcatcctcctagcgcctcttaggaaacgaacgatcagatcgttttttcgtaatgaatgtcctttatcaggattgtgtgacgccgctatggcagccacatagactttgagtgtggagggtgtgcggcccgcctccagcagctcctgcaaaaaggcgagtacacttggtatctcgcacgttttggggttcaagctcttggtatcacaccagtcactgaacactttccacttttgggcatacaagcgcctcgtagagggggctcgcgcctcagtaatggttttcagaactccactggggaggttctcgggaacccgttgaggggccatgcatggagggcccacagatcggggcagggatgaagaatcatctcgctggcctgtccgaggaggtcttgcctcagcggaatcggccatggggcagattgcatcatctgcaccagctctggaaaccacgtctggtttttccagagtggggctaccaggagcactgcacatttcacctccctgatccgactgatgacctgaggcagcatcacgatcgggggaaaagcatacaaggggcggctcggccaaacttgggcgagcgcgtccgtgcttttgagaagaagagagggcagtgctgcgttttccttggaggcgaagaggtcgacctctgcctcgccaaaggttcgccataaccactgaaccgtcagagggtggagagaccattctcctgggagaactttgtctctggatagcatgtccgctccttggttcaggacgcctggcacgtgcgctgcccttagcgagcgcaggtggtgttgtgaccataggatgagctccctggccatagagtgcagggagcgcgacctgagtccaccttggcgatttatatacgaaactaccgtcatgatgtccgttcggaccaggacgtgttcgttttgcaggtacggaagcagggctctgagagccaaggcgaccgctttcatttccagacagtttatgtgtaggcgcttttccgggtttgaccaaaagccggaaacaggcctgccctcgtaaagggccccccatcctattttggaggcatctgtcgtgatcatttttctctgcgtattcacgcccagactcacgccggtttgataccagtttatggctttccagggcgtcaggacttttatacagccgtgattcgcgctgatcaaaaagtggcccgagcgccacgcgtgagtggggacacggctcttgagccagcgctggagaggacgcatgtgcaacaatcctagctggagtacagctgatgccgaggccatgagaccgagcattctctgaaatcgtttgacgggggcgtgcgcgcccgttctgaacgatgttgcaaggcgtcgaatagagagcgcgcgctctgatgagaggcgcgctgtcatctgcactgagtctagcactattcccagaaaagaaatattctggctgggggatagcatgctctctgcaaaatttattctcagacccaggcattgtaaatggctgaaagtccaagatctgtgtgtcattaactgaacctctgattgtgctatgattagccaatcgtcgaggtaattcagtatccgcactccccgctgtctcaggggggaaagtgccgcatccatacatttcgtgaatgtacggggggccaatgataggccgaatggtagtactgtgtactggtatgactgtccctcgaaagcgaatctcagaaagggcctgtggtgaggcgctatcgggatgtgaaagtaagcgtctttcaaatccactgatagaaaccaatccccggggcgaacttgcgcgaggatatgtttggttgttaacattctgaacgagcgaatcattaacgctttgttcagatgtctgagatccaggatggggcgaaggccactgTCCTTTTTCGGgatgagaaaatagcggctgtaaaaacccgcctcactcaaagagggaggaacagtttctgtagcgcccttctctatcagtttgagcacctcggtgcgtagaacatgtgacacatctttcctcactttcgtctcgaccaccgctgaaaagcggggtggtctgcgagcgaattgaagtgagtatccgtgttttattatgttcaaaccccatttcggcatgtcagggattttttcccaggcttctgctcgcacagatatgacgtatgggccccgccggcaaatcgctttgtgctaacacagaatctacggctctcagaggtgcaggtgcgcgctgagcagccgtattgagtgccgagtgcagaggtgcgtgtgagagtacaggcacatgcgctatttccgaaatgctcacagcatgagtcggagaggtgcttgaaactgtatgaacagtgttttgaagtgggggtgcattaatcattatgggcacgcgcgccacattcataaagctttccgcatttagcggggagtttcttagctcgcgcattgcatctgtgatgtttgcggcatagctgtttgaaactgtgtgggtagctgtgtgtaggggtgcgtgcaatcaCGGCAGGCAcagcgctacacttatagcacttcccgtttttactggggaagtgtttataactgtgggaacagtgcttgtgtgtagtggtgcatacatgacaataggcacacgatctacatttttgagacatccagcctgagctggggaggtgtttggcactgtttggacagtattgatatgtgggaatgcgcactttagtgtggacatgtgaacccttagtgacacaggcagaaaatgactcttggtgatttctgtgtgtcgccgtgaaaacggcgtctgattgcaggtgagcgagttttatgactggcccattgactgctgtatagacatttccagccgcctgtaaggggactgggtaatgttttaaatgtttgcgagggagcggtccggcatttgcgagacacgtactccctctctttcttcctgctgctaggaagacttacgaggctctgtgttcagggtgattctgggtcgagggcctcgttgctcctgcggctttcttcggccagcggaacgcgagcggcgtcgagcgtccttttcaggtctgctcttcggctgggagacgggcggctctgccctggctcgctgctgctgctgggtcggtttttgagatgagctggagcgcttaggcaggaagtgatgcatagcttgcgaatccttccgcgcctcagtgaagcgctccgtgaaatctctcaccgtaggtccgaacaggcctaatgagtgcagcttctgcgtggtccagacccaggcagcgagtgccgATGGTGTGCCGATCTCCATtggaaagagggcctctgcacgaggcgcaggctgaaggcatttgaaacaacgcctggaaaataactcttttactcttaaaagcgtcgcgggggtgaacgcttgttcagtaaaggatatgcgatgcgcgccggatgatccaaaaatccggaggatccagcgaagagaaggtcttcgctgaaggagattaaatctaaaagaactggcatgacgggacgttcattatatagccctcatatgctaatttcagcaggctctgtgcgcgcgaatgcgggacgcgcccccattggtcgcgcgttctaagtcgccccgtcactggttcgagcagttgtcgcagcacagccaatgaccgagctgccttgctcatcactgtctgctgtgcagctgcaatgcgttttacataaagacttcagtatttctcgagaaactgagttttcccatagcgtaagctacttgcgcaataggagagacctctcgatagggaacagcATCTTGCAGTGCAATAGGCTATACTCGATTgaaaccttgtgtgtgtgtgtgtgtgtgtgtgtgtgtgtgtgtgtgtgtgtgtgtgtatgtgatatatatatattacaatttgattttgaatttgaattacaATTATCTTGTAATTTATTCACCTCTCAtgacatccctgatgtgtatgacttcctttcttttgcagaacacaaacaaatatttttttcagctctgtaggtcatcaaaatgcaattaaatggtggccagaactttgatggtccaaaaagcatataaaggcatcatGAAATGAATCCATATGAATTTAGTTGTTAAATccacagatcaatattgaagttattttttactataaattctcctccctgtccagacCGTATTCACGCTaggccatctttgatttttaatgg
This genomic window contains:
- the LOC127656089 gene encoding solute carrier family 40 member 1-like translates to MSLRTEGSQCDGGVVEFNNDNNRDSPVMKARSIPRSALIYLKGPKFPIYVSGALSMWGDRMWHFAISVFLIELYGHNLLLTAIFGLVVAGSVLLLGALIGDWVDRNPRNKVAHASLFIQNISVTVCSIVLMFVFTYKKWVEEIWDGWLTVVCYMVVIILADVTNLASTALTIAIQRDWIVVITGYNRGHLAGMNATMRRIDQVTNILAPLAVGQVMTLASNVVGCGFILGWNLVSLIVEFIFLSRVYRIVPALSVKPPAMEHQSYLEKKRERKCSKGMTSVCPTAAISEESTSSLHLQQITKLPVCFHRLCGLLSTCREGWRAYYKQPVFLAGLGLAFLYTTVLSFDCITTGYAYTQGISGSLLSILMGVSAVAGLLGTLLFTKLQKACGLVTTGVISSCLHLGCLLLCVCSVFAPGSPMDLSVLNIWNSLDVGGLTRGHQRHGYPLRGGSNQPLLPDRSSSHWTNNTVLFENAPAVTEPESYASIILLFLGVITARVGLWSFDLTVTQLLQETICESERGVVNGVQNSINYLMDLLHFLMVISAPQPQHFGILVIVSVLFILTGHIMYFRYARKAKRKQHANT